The following coding sequences lie in one Tichowtungia aerotolerans genomic window:
- a CDS encoding choice-of-anchor Q domain-containing protein, whose protein sequence is MYNQGGTDGPTMYIGTPLNTYYANTVVNRVCITKAITVCSLNGPDKTIIQGKAGANGGNDVDTVRGAFLLNGASLVGFNIIAGHTKATGSDYHFDRSGGGVWLSENCTVSNCILTANSASYKGGGAYVYLGGLVSNCVLANNSAGDGGGAATKGLGILNNCILKGNSGYTGAGVHMSGGTLNNCLVTGNIASFGGAGVYVSSYGTLNNCTLSGNLADVRCGGAYLYRGGSVRNSIVWGNSAPSANNIYTYSYGWSVNFTCSDPVAQFGTGNFCEDPSFLAEDHGDFRLRASSPCLDIGNNSYISTDSDLTGDQRIRNVTVDLGAYEFRQNEFELTYTNGLDALQWSSGPGRIYSIYWTDNLSEGFRPLAENIPWTSNRFLNLPKTSSAFFKLSVELENK, encoded by the coding sequence GTGTATAATCAAGGTGGAACTGATGGGCCGACGATGTATATCGGCACACCACTTAATACATATTATGCCAATACTGTTGTGAACCGTGTTTGCATAACAAAAGCCATCACGGTTTGTTCCCTGAATGGGCCTGATAAAACTATTATTCAAGGCAAAGCCGGGGCAAATGGCGGTAACGATGTGGATACGGTTCGTGGAGCATTCCTATTGAATGGAGCATCGTTGGTTGGCTTCAATATCATTGCGGGACACACGAAAGCAACCGGGAGCGATTATCACTTTGATCGCTCCGGAGGAGGGGTTTGGCTGTCAGAAAACTGCACTGTATCGAACTGCATATTGACCGCGAACTCGGCAAGTTATAAAGGCGGTGGTGCATATGTGTATCTGGGTGGTTTGGTAAGTAATTGCGTGCTGGCTAATAACTCAGCAGGAGATGGTGGCGGTGCAGCAACAAAAGGCTTAGGCATTTTGAATAATTGCATCCTGAAAGGTAATTCGGGCTATACAGGAGCCGGAGTGCATATGTCCGGAGGAACACTAAACAACTGTCTGGTCACTGGAAATATTGCCAGCTTTGGCGGTGCTGGTGTTTATGTGTCAAGTTACGGAACTTTAAACAATTGCACTCTTAGTGGTAACCTAGCGGATGTCAGATGCGGAGGCGCGTATTTATATAGAGGAGGGTCAGTAAGGAACAGTATTGTTTGGGGAAACTCAGCACCCTCAGCAAACAATATATATACATATAGCTATGGCTGGAGTGTAAATTTTACCTGTTCGGATCCTGTCGCTCAGTTCGGCACAGGAAACTTTTGTGAGGACCCATCATTTTTGGCTGAAGATCATGGCGACTTTCGACTGCGAGCCAGCTCCCCATGCCTAGACATCGGAAATAACAGCTATATCTCAACGGATAGTGATTTAACTGGCGACCAGCGGATTAGAAACGTAACGGTTGACCTTGGAGCCTATGAGTTCAGGCAGAACGAATTTGAATTAACATATACAAATGGACTTGATGCGCTCCAATGGTCTAGCGGCCCGGGACGAATATACTCTATCTACTGGACGGACAATTTATCCGAAGGGTTTCGCCCACTGGCGGAAAATATTCCGTGGACAAGTAATAGGTTCCTAAATCTACCGAAAACCTCGAGTGCTTTTTTTAAACTTAGCGTCGAGCTTGAAAACAAATAA
- a CDS encoding DUF3859 domain-containing protein: MKQILFIMIGVIMSTGCSKQMNKVEILSYGITDNIPDETVARPDAVHGEDDIYDGWNLLESTSEIPLEENIQFGIEYVFRGEADNGIATVEEVIIFPEGGLTDPESGRTYSTDIADMEIQVNEPNNFCYRLETDWETIPGIWVFQVRREGVVLAEQKFKIVDK, translated from the coding sequence ATGAAACAAATTTTATTCATCATGATTGGAGTAATCATGAGCACAGGATGTTCTAAACAAATGAATAAAGTCGAAATATTAAGCTATGGCATCACAGACAACATCCCTGATGAAACTGTGGCTCGCCCAGATGCCGTACATGGTGAAGATGATATATACGATGGATGGAATCTATTAGAATCAACCTCTGAAATACCATTAGAAGAAAACATCCAATTTGGGATCGAATACGTTTTCAGGGGAGAAGCAGACAATGGCATAGCCACAGTTGAGGAAGTAATCATATTTCCTGAAGGTGGTCTAACAGACCCAGAGAGTGGTAGGACTTACTCCACCGATATTGCTGACATGGAAATCCAAGTCAACGAACCAAACAATTTTTGTTACCGCTTAGAAACAGATTGGGAAACAATCCCAGGAATATGGGTGTTTCAAGTTAGACGTGAAGGAGTGGTTCTTGCAGAGCAGAAATTCAAAATCGTAGACAAATAA
- a CDS encoding IS3 family transposase (programmed frameshift), producing the protein MKKQRRKHTAEFKARVALEAVKGLETINEIAAKYELHPVQVGNWKKELLERVPEVFERKNAAPDKEVEQEKARLERKVGQLSMEVDWLGKKVRTAGDSRQRAQLVSKESKISIRRQCKLLGIPRSLIYYLPMGESEENLRIMKEIDELHMEDASAGARRIRDYLRRRGWPKISRGRVKRLMMLMGIEAVYPRKRTTIPGGPTGIYPYRLQGLKIDRPNQVWSADITYIPMARGFMYLFAIIDWHSRKVLAWELSNTLDTAFCVRTLNRAVERTGTPPEIFNTDQGCQFTSDEWIRRLKELDVIISMDGKGRWLDNVVIERFWRSLKYEDIYLRSYENGWVLERGIEAYIMRYNLQRPHQSLEGATPEEVYEGVVKLAA; encoded by the exons ATGAAGAAACAAAGAAGGAAACACACGGCGGAGTTCAAGGCCCGTGTCGCACTCGAGGCGGTCAAAGGGCTGGAGACGATTAACGAGATCGCGGCGAAATACGAATTGCACCCGGTACAGGTCGGTAACTGGAAGAAGGAACTTTTAGAACGGGTTCCTGAAGTCTTTGAGCGGAAGAACGCCGCGCCCGACAAAGAGGTCGAGCAAGAGAAAGCCCGATTGGAGCGCAAAGTGGGCCAGTTGTCCATGGAGGTGGATTGGCTCG GAAAAAAAGTGCGTACAGCTGGGGATTCCCGGCAGAGGGCGCAGCTCGTGAGTAAGGAATCAAAAATCAGTATTCGCCGGCAATGTAAGCTGCTGGGGATCCCCCGTTCATTAATCTACTACCTGCCGATGGGCGAATCGGAAGAAAACTTGCGCATCATGAAAGAGATCGACGAGCTGCATATGGAAGATGCCTCCGCCGGTGCGCGGAGAATACGGGACTACCTTCGTCGGCGAGGTTGGCCGAAAATCAGCCGTGGCCGCGTAAAACGCCTGATGATGTTGATGGGCATTGAGGCGGTGTATCCGCGCAAGCGCACCACCATCCCCGGCGGGCCGACGGGCATTTATCCGTATCGGCTTCAGGGGCTGAAAATCGACCGGCCGAACCAGGTCTGGAGCGCAGACATCACCTATATACCGATGGCCCGGGGCTTCATGTATCTGTTTGCGATTATCGACTGGCACTCCCGAAAGGTTCTTGCCTGGGAGCTGTCGAACACATTGGATACGGCCTTTTGCGTGCGGACATTGAATCGGGCCGTTGAACGTACGGGGACTCCGCCGGAGATCTTCAATACCGATCAGGGCTGCCAGTTCACATCCGATGAATGGATCAGGCGGCTTAAAGAGTTGGACGTAATCATCAGCATGGATGGCAAAGGCCGCTGGCTCGACAACGTAGTGATCGAGCGGTTCTGGCGCAGTCTGAAATATGAAGATATCTATCTCAGATCGTATGAAAACGGATGGGTGCTTGAACGAGGCATTGAAGCGTATATCATGCGTTACAACCTTCAGCGGCCTCACCAGTCACTTGAAGGCGCAACACCGGAAGAAGTTTATGAAGGAGTCGTCAAACTGGCGGCGTGA
- a CDS encoding IS256 family transposase — protein MDRDQKTTEDTTKKIIEIDDSAVRGHLQELVRGSVEETLNGLLDAEADTLCGAKRYERSPDRVDSRAGHYERGLETQAGSVKLKVPKLRSIPFETQIIERYRRRESSVEEALMEMYLAGVSVRRVEDITQALWGTRVSPGTVSNLNQKVYERIEKWRTRPIDGEYPYVYLDGICLKRSWGGEVKNVSVLVAIGVNAEGYREILGAAEGEKEDKAGWQAFLRDLKERGLKGVRLIVSDKCLGLVESVAEVYPSADWQRCVVHWYRNIFQNVPRQKVKAVAAMLKAIHAQEDREAALEKAQAVVEKLKGMKLNKAADHVQRTVDETLSYMSYPEEHWRRIRTNNPLERIMREIRRRTRVVGSFPDGQSALMLVAARLRHIAGTKWGTRRYLNMTRLYELEQLKKNAA, from the coding sequence ATGGATAGAGACCAAAAGACGACGGAAGATACCACGAAAAAGATCATCGAAATTGACGACTCGGCTGTGCGGGGACATCTGCAGGAGCTGGTGAGAGGCTCCGTTGAGGAGACGCTCAACGGCCTGCTGGATGCCGAAGCGGATACCCTGTGCGGAGCAAAACGCTATGAGCGAAGCCCGGATCGGGTGGATTCTCGTGCGGGCCATTACGAGCGTGGACTGGAGACACAAGCCGGCAGTGTGAAGCTCAAAGTACCCAAGCTTCGCAGCATTCCCTTTGAGACACAGATCATTGAACGCTATCGTCGTCGTGAAAGCTCCGTCGAAGAAGCGTTGATGGAGATGTATCTGGCCGGGGTGTCGGTTCGCCGTGTTGAAGATATTACGCAGGCACTGTGGGGCACGCGAGTCAGCCCGGGAACGGTCAGTAACCTGAACCAAAAAGTTTATGAACGCATCGAGAAGTGGCGGACACGCCCGATTGATGGCGAGTATCCGTACGTCTATCTCGACGGGATCTGCCTGAAGCGCAGCTGGGGCGGCGAAGTGAAGAACGTATCGGTTCTGGTCGCTATTGGAGTCAATGCGGAAGGCTATCGAGAGATTCTTGGTGCCGCCGAAGGCGAGAAGGAAGACAAGGCCGGATGGCAAGCATTCTTGCGCGATCTGAAGGAGCGGGGGCTCAAAGGGGTTCGCTTGATCGTCAGCGATAAATGCCTTGGGTTGGTGGAATCGGTCGCCGAGGTTTATCCATCCGCCGACTGGCAACGTTGCGTGGTTCACTGGTACCGCAACATCTTCCAGAATGTACCGCGCCAGAAAGTCAAAGCAGTCGCTGCCATGCTCAAAGCAATTCATGCCCAGGAAGACCGCGAAGCGGCCTTGGAAAAGGCTCAGGCAGTCGTAGAAAAGCTAAAAGGCATGAAGCTGAACAAAGCGGCCGATCACGTGCAACGAACCGTAGACGAAACACTGAGCTATATGAGCTATCCCGAGGAGCATTGGCGGCGCATCCGCACCAACAATCCGTTGGAGCGGATTATGCGCGAGATCCGGCGACGTACCCGCGTAGTCGGCAGCTTTCCTGACGGACAGTCCGCGCTGATGCTGGTCGCAGCTCGTCTACGCCACATCGCAGGCACCAAATGGGGGACGCGCCGCTACCTGAACATGACCCGACTCTACGAACTGGAACAACTCAAGAAGAATGCCGCATAG
- a CDS encoding toll/interleukin-1 receptor domain-containing protein, with amino-acid sequence MAIPKVFISYSHDSQEHKQWVLDLATRLRNHGVDAIIDQWELRPGDDLPHFMETHLSTSDYVLMVCTEKYVEKANMGKGGVGYEKMIVTADLLANIDSNKVIPIIRQAGTKQVPTFLKTKLFIDFSQVNEFEFSFDELVRTLHGSPLFKKPDIGNNPFVPVENLRPDKTADSLRELMGFIVDDFENGDDYTWYKSLVRRMNISRIYLDDIIATAFEQGLIEYDYMERIVLTSKGKFYAVEHKLIRA; translated from the coding sequence ATGGCAATCCCAAAGGTGTTCATCTCTTACTCACACGATTCTCAAGAGCATAAACAGTGGGTGCTAGACTTAGCGACTCGGCTCAGAAACCATGGTGTTGATGCCATTATTGATCAATGGGAGCTGCGCCCTGGTGATGATCTGCCTCATTTTATGGAAACCCACCTGTCTACTTCCGATTACGTGTTGATGGTTTGTACTGAAAAATATGTAGAAAAGGCTAATATGGGCAAAGGAGGCGTAGGATACGAAAAGATGATTGTAACCGCAGATTTATTGGCAAACATTGACTCTAACAAGGTTATTCCGATTATCCGTCAAGCTGGAACAAAACAGGTTCCAACATTTCTTAAAACCAAGCTATTCATTGACTTCTCCCAAGTAAATGAATTCGAATTTAGTTTTGACGAACTTGTGAGAACACTTCACGGATCGCCTTTGTTTAAAAAACCAGACATCGGTAACAATCCATTTGTCCCTGTGGAGAATCTACGCCCGGATAAAACTGCCGACTCTCTCAGAGAACTGATGGGATTCATTGTAGATGACTTTGAAAATGGAGATGATTACACGTGGTATAAATCTCTTGTCCGCAGGATGAACATATCTCGTATTTATCTAGATGACATTATCGCCACGGCCTTTGAGCAAGGATTGATAGAGTATGACTATATGGAACGTATTGTTTTGACCTCCAAGGGAAAATTTTACGCCGTAGAGCACAAGCTAATAAGAGCATAA
- a CDS encoding IS110 family RNA-guided transposase, with translation MKRVYIGIDAHKESNVLALAFSGTEAPEMYGKTTADLKAFEAVLRRIMKKYELAKEDMALCYEAGPTGFVLARRLIKLGFECIVVAPSKIPTQSGDRVKTDRRDARKLARLYRAGELEGIHIPSVEDEVIRDVCRGRTDAVNSMARTKKQLLSFLLRNGYRYKGKAHWGEPHMRYLRELVLADPAQKVVLEEYLQRIDFAVKQVERIDGQMEALLQTWSRKPLVEALMGFKGFKRTAAMVIVSEIGHFGRFEHPKQLMAYLGLVPSEDSSGGRRRQGSITKCGNSHARWMLVESAEHYRKPPKIAKGLSVRQEGLSREVKIISWHAQNRLNKRWNKLIFRGMHPNKIRVAVARELSSYIWDLAKIVG, from the coding sequence ATGAAGCGAGTATACATAGGAATCGATGCGCACAAAGAATCAAATGTTCTTGCGTTAGCCTTTTCAGGGACGGAAGCGCCGGAGATGTACGGAAAGACGACGGCTGATTTGAAAGCGTTTGAGGCAGTGCTGCGGCGGATCATGAAAAAGTATGAGCTGGCGAAGGAGGATATGGCGCTGTGCTACGAGGCGGGACCGACAGGGTTCGTACTGGCAAGACGTCTTATTAAACTGGGGTTTGAGTGCATTGTGGTTGCGCCGTCGAAGATCCCGACGCAGTCCGGCGATCGGGTCAAGACGGACCGACGCGACGCCCGCAAGCTCGCACGGCTCTATCGTGCCGGCGAGTTGGAAGGCATTCATATTCCTTCCGTCGAAGACGAGGTGATCCGCGATGTATGCCGGGGACGAACCGATGCGGTCAACTCCATGGCCCGGACGAAGAAACAGCTGCTCTCCTTTTTGCTTCGGAATGGATACCGCTACAAAGGGAAAGCTCATTGGGGCGAGCCGCACATGCGTTACCTGCGGGAACTTGTACTGGCCGATCCAGCGCAAAAAGTGGTTCTGGAAGAGTATCTTCAACGGATCGATTTTGCAGTCAAACAGGTCGAACGCATTGACGGGCAGATGGAAGCCCTTTTACAGACCTGGTCTCGCAAGCCACTGGTCGAAGCTCTAATGGGGTTCAAGGGTTTTAAACGAACAGCGGCGATGGTGATCGTCAGCGAAATCGGACACTTTGGTCGATTCGAACATCCCAAACAGCTAATGGCCTATCTCGGGCTGGTTCCATCGGAGGACTCCTCCGGTGGCCGAAGACGACAGGGCTCCATTACCAAGTGCGGCAACTCTCACGCGCGTTGGATGCTGGTTGAATCAGCCGAGCATTATCGAAAGCCGCCCAAAATAGCCAAAGGACTCTCCGTGCGTCAGGAAGGGCTTTCTCGGGAGGTGAAAATCATCAGCTGGCATGCCCAGAATCGATTAAACAAACGCTGGAATAAACTGATCTTCCGGGGAATGCACCCGAACAAAATCCGGGTTGCCGTTGCCCGTGAACTCTCCTCATATATTTGGGATCTGGCGAAGATCGTCGGATAA
- a CDS encoding DUF2513 domain-containing protein has translation MKRDMDIIRTVVLAVRDSDKPLSSISGIAPKVFIYHAQLLEEAGLVTASFSGGGKPLANAAMIFRLTWTGQDFADSIKDESIWNKAKENILKPSASWTFGILAEYIKAEITRKLSSGN, from the coding sequence ATGAAAAGAGACATGGACATAATTCGAACCGTTGTTCTAGCGGTTCGAGATTCAGATAAGCCACTAAGTAGCATCAGCGGCATAGCCCCAAAAGTTTTCATCTACCACGCACAACTTTTGGAAGAAGCAGGCTTGGTAACGGCATCATTTTCAGGTGGAGGAAAACCGTTGGCGAACGCTGCTATGATTTTTCGGCTAACTTGGACTGGTCAAGATTTCGCAGACTCAATCAAAGATGAATCCATCTGGAATAAAGCAAAAGAAAACATTTTGAAGCCATCAGCATCTTGGACATTTGGAATACTCGCTGAGTATATCAAAGCCGAAATAACCAGAAAGCTTTCTAGTGGAAACTAA